The Brevibacillus brevis genome contains a region encoding:
- a CDS encoding PhzF family phenazine biosynthesis protein, giving the protein MNVEVYTLNAFSKGERGGNPAGVVLEDGLSLDAADMQLIAKELGLSETAFMEKSLLADYKIRYFTPASEVDLCGHATIAAFGLMHALGLAKEGTFYTIETKAGILDVDISSEGLVYLSQALPKFLERLSCEEIAPSLGMDTKDLETGLPIQIVSTGLRDIFIPIRSRKLLYEVQPNFDAITAISEKYDVVGYHLFTMDTPDDAAAECRNFAPLYDIPEESATGTSNGALLSYLYQHGQRSLQEVEHVMFRQGYSMDCPSEIKASLRLSESGEIIQVRVGGAVAGIEQRRIMI; this is encoded by the coding sequence ATGAATGTGGAAGTGTATACGTTAAATGCGTTTTCGAAAGGGGAGCGTGGCGGTAATCCTGCAGGTGTTGTCTTAGAGGATGGCCTGTCGCTGGATGCTGCAGATATGCAGCTCATCGCGAAAGAATTGGGCCTTTCGGAGACGGCCTTTATGGAAAAATCCTTGCTTGCGGATTACAAAATCCGCTATTTCACCCCCGCCAGCGAAGTTGATCTGTGCGGACACGCCACGATTGCTGCATTTGGACTCATGCATGCGCTGGGTTTGGCAAAGGAAGGGACCTTCTATACGATAGAAACCAAGGCAGGGATTTTGGATGTCGATATTAGCTCCGAGGGTCTTGTTTATTTGTCACAGGCTTTACCAAAATTTCTTGAAAGGCTATCCTGTGAGGAAATAGCCCCATCCTTGGGAATGGATACCAAGGATCTGGAAACCGGGTTACCCATCCAAATTGTTTCGACGGGACTGCGGGACATTTTTATCCCGATCCGCAGCAGGAAGCTCTTGTATGAGGTTCAGCCCAATTTTGACGCTATAACCGCCATCAGCGAAAAATATGATGTGGTTGGATATCATCTGTTCACGATGGATACTCCAGACGATGCTGCTGCGGAATGCCGGAATTTTGCGCCGCTGTACGATATTCCCGAGGAAAGCGCGACAGGAACATCCAACGGTGCCCTGCTCAGTTATTTGTACCAACATGGCCAACGATCTTTGCAGGAAGTGGAGCATGTCATGTTCAGGCAAGGGTATTCGATGGATTGTCCTTCTGAAATCAAGGCAAGTTTGCGCCTGAGCGAGAGCGGTGAAATCATCCAAGTTCGAGTTGGCGGTGCAGTGGCTGGCATTGAACAAAGACGTATCATGATATAA
- the minC gene encoding septum site-determining protein MinC, translating into MTTVKSKVTIKGTKDGLVFFMDDTCSFDELLADMREKIEHSHQQILSGPLIRVSIKLGKRYCSPEQQEQLTQIIRTKGNLVIHTIESDLITREEAMAERLKTHFSIQVNTVRSGQVLEFDGDLLLLGDVNPGGTVRSTGSIYVLGHLRGYAHAGISGDSQVIIAAAVMSPTQLRIADVISKPGEEWTNNSGGTEFAYLENEIMLVAKMNYLSRIRPDLGEKKREG; encoded by the coding sequence GTGACGACTGTGAAAAGCAAGGTCACGATCAAAGGGACTAAAGACGGTCTCGTCTTCTTTATGGATGATACCTGTTCCTTCGACGAACTACTGGCCGATATGCGTGAAAAAATAGAGCATAGCCACCAACAGATTTTGTCGGGGCCACTCATTCGGGTATCTATAAAATTGGGAAAACGATACTGCTCACCCGAGCAACAAGAGCAGTTGACTCAAATTATTCGAACGAAGGGCAACCTGGTGATCCATACAATCGAATCTGATTTGATCACGCGGGAAGAAGCTATGGCTGAACGCCTGAAAACCCATTTTTCCATACAGGTAAATACGGTACGCTCTGGGCAAGTACTGGAGTTTGACGGTGATTTGCTCTTATTGGGAGATGTCAATCCCGGGGGGACGGTTCGCAGTACAGGAAGCATCTACGTGCTGGGGCATCTCAGAGGGTACGCGCACGCAGGTATTTCCGGTGACTCACAGGTAATTATTGCGGCTGCAGTCATGAGTCCTACCCAGTTGCGGATTGCAGATGTGATCAGCAAGCCGGGTGAGGAATGGACGAATAATTCCGGAGGCACAGAATTTGCCTATCTGGAAAATGAGATCATGCTGGTAGCGAAAATGAACTACTTGTCGCGAATCCGCCCTGATTTGGGTGAGAAAAAGCGTGAGGGTTGA
- a CDS encoding M23 family metallopeptidase: protein MFERVDRVKERRRERLERIRTQSRDSYTPYVDDWKDPIEETPNPFSYSPRENEMMDQPPSHEKWGVQILASVLLIGAAYVLFQTTLIPASWKSSAREVMTRDFNFSGVADWYEARFGPIPTMLPSIPANPPAVPATSTTKDAAAVWKLPSSWKVVKSYDPESANVILHTGMNDQITIGEAGWVAFVGEKPDYGTTVIVRLTKGREIWLGNLDSIGVTKDEVLTPGQVIGTARVMDQTSRHLYVGAKVNEQFVNPLEVIPFE, encoded by the coding sequence ATGTTTGAAAGAGTAGATCGCGTAAAAGAAAGACGGAGGGAGCGTTTGGAACGAATCCGAACACAGTCACGAGACAGCTATACTCCCTACGTCGATGATTGGAAAGATCCCATCGAAGAAACGCCAAACCCATTCAGTTACTCGCCGCGCGAGAACGAAATGATGGACCAGCCACCGTCCCATGAAAAGTGGGGCGTACAAATTTTAGCATCTGTCTTGTTGATTGGAGCTGCTTATGTTTTGTTTCAAACGACGTTGATCCCTGCCTCTTGGAAAAGCTCCGCGAGGGAAGTCATGACACGGGATTTTAATTTTTCAGGAGTAGCGGACTGGTATGAAGCAAGATTTGGTCCGATCCCGACGATGCTTCCTTCGATACCTGCCAATCCCCCTGCGGTGCCAGCTACGAGCACAACGAAGGACGCAGCTGCTGTGTGGAAGCTTCCCAGCAGCTGGAAAGTCGTAAAATCCTATGATCCAGAGAGCGCAAATGTGATCCTGCATACGGGAATGAACGATCAAATCACGATTGGTGAAGCTGGCTGGGTCGCTTTTGTCGGTGAAAAGCCTGATTATGGGACGACAGTGATTGTTCGTCTAACCAAAGGACGGGAGATATGGCTGGGCAATCTCGATAGTATAGGGGTGACGAAGGACGAGGTACTAACGCCTGGTCAAGTCATCGGAACCGCTCGGGTAATGGATCAGACATCTCGTCATCTGTATGTAGGGGCAAAAGTGAATGAGCAATTTGTCAATCCCTTGGAAGTGATTCCGTTTGAATAG
- a CDS encoding M50 family metallopeptidase, translating into MNRGGWLDIRFRIHLLFWAVIGLSVVTGHFLEVITLFVIVLIHELGHVAMARELGWTVKEVQLLPFGGVATMEDSYATDPMDEIVVALAGPFLNMVMMAASYLFWFMGIWTEEWARFFLVSNLTIALFNLLPIWPLDGGRILLAVLCWFMSYRQATMISMTGSTLFAGIMVGMSSLELKYNVAVIGIYLLVLNIQAFLRFPYQFFRFLVEKYDRQQEEAAVQAIRVHPEETVLAVSHKLRRGCSHLFYVQGAGLLAEEQLLYALLFEQKHNAAVGRLL; encoded by the coding sequence TTGAATAGGGGAGGCTGGCTCGACATTCGGTTTCGCATTCACCTGCTTTTTTGGGCGGTGATCGGCTTGTCCGTGGTGACAGGCCATTTTTTGGAGGTCATTACGCTGTTTGTCATTGTGCTGATCCATGAATTGGGGCATGTAGCGATGGCGCGTGAGCTCGGATGGACCGTAAAGGAAGTGCAGCTTCTGCCTTTTGGTGGAGTAGCGACGATGGAAGACTCGTACGCCACGGACCCAATGGATGAGATTGTCGTGGCACTCGCTGGGCCCTTCTTAAATATGGTGATGATGGCTGCTTCGTACTTGTTTTGGTTTATGGGGATATGGACAGAAGAGTGGGCCCGCTTTTTCTTGGTAAGCAATTTGACGATTGCACTGTTTAACCTGTTGCCAATTTGGCCGTTGGATGGCGGGAGAATCTTGTTGGCCGTTCTATGCTGGTTTATGTCATATAGGCAGGCGACGATGATATCGATGACAGGGAGTACGCTGTTTGCAGGGATCATGGTGGGGATGTCCAGCTTGGAGTTGAAGTACAACGTAGCAGTTATCGGGATTTATTTATTGGTGTTGAACATTCAGGCATTTTTACGGTTTCCTTATCAATTTTTTCGCTTTCTTGTGGAAAAATACGACAGGCAGCAAGAAGAAGCTGCCGTTCAAGCGATACGCGTGCATCCCGAGGAAACGGTACTGGCTGTCTCGCACAAGCTGCGGCGGGGATGCTCCCATCTTTTCTACGTGCAAGGGGCGGGTCTCTTGGCAGAGGAACAGCTTTTGTATGCCCTTCTTTTTGAGCAAAAGCACAACGCCGCCGTGGGCAGGCTCCTTTAG
- a CDS encoding peptidoglycan D,D-transpeptidase FtsI family protein produces the protein MEEVKEPKSDIPVRLNILFVIVFLFFAAIILRLAFVQLVEGEQYTHELEKFSIRELPISAPRGRILDKNGEVLVSNKPVYTVQYVEEQGQDIDEEKVADRLAKILIPDGGKIGTDKELLKKTIDLRSTLPVAFNAQETNDLKAKVATKLKAVPKVETVDQMSDFELVKTAIYLGMRVRSPFDDKERADLIKKLNAAKKGTPAITEANTSDFELLKMAINANMTLTLKLDKEDRNDLAKKVKDQIGVLPTPEGLAEKSDMDLLRYASLFDMDIKLPLTEQQRQFQWHKLSLLQEMRSPQMASYIPRRVKVNITEQEMFQIEERRTELPGISVELEPVRQIFEDPDGSAFGTHFLGYINAIRPESLKEYQAQGYNAIDRVGVTGLESSYERYLRGKNGIMEVHVNKNSETVEKKMHQEPKPGNDLVLAMDWRYQSKVEAILKEEVEAFKKRPTTPKEFKDAHVLVMNPNTGEILAMASYPDYNLNLYYDRKKFNENYTSLILPNESNRFIYTPYPPASTYKPLSVMIALQEGLTTPNEIIYDRGGLNVGNTYKRNWKASGHGPVNARRALQVSNNTYMYEMAIRLARKGKEGWEKQFSVYDYYNAQFGLGVKTGVDLPNEHTGWENQNLYYGNLADVMIGQYDLFTPMQLGQYVSTIANGGYRVRPHLVKEIRKGTTDPKKPGQTLSVIEPQVLNRVDIDPKHIQVVKEGMRMVTQPGGTVQRFNGLPFTVAAKSGTAQTSQPAENALVVGFAPYENPQLVFVVIAPNSLRDGTSSSDATGPISRRLLEAYNELNPGVLTGGVPKPNPPSSK, from the coding sequence GTGGAAGAAGTCAAAGAACCGAAATCAGACATACCTGTTCGGCTCAATATATTGTTTGTGATTGTATTTTTGTTCTTCGCCGCCATTATTTTACGGCTAGCCTTTGTGCAGCTGGTGGAAGGCGAACAGTATACACATGAATTGGAAAAGTTCAGTATTCGCGAACTGCCGATTTCCGCTCCTCGTGGCCGTATCTTGGATAAAAATGGCGAGGTACTCGTTTCGAATAAGCCTGTGTACACCGTTCAATACGTTGAAGAACAAGGGCAGGACATTGATGAAGAGAAAGTTGCAGACCGTCTGGCAAAAATCCTCATACCCGATGGCGGCAAAATTGGTACGGATAAGGAACTGTTAAAGAAGACGATTGATCTGAGATCAACTTTGCCCGTTGCTTTCAATGCGCAGGAAACAAACGACCTCAAGGCAAAGGTTGCGACGAAGTTAAAAGCCGTTCCGAAAGTAGAGACCGTCGATCAGATGTCGGACTTTGAGCTGGTAAAAACCGCCATTTATCTTGGGATGCGCGTTCGTTCTCCCTTTGATGACAAGGAGAGAGCAGACCTTATAAAGAAACTGAATGCTGCCAAGAAGGGTACACCCGCTATTACGGAAGCGAACACTTCGGACTTCGAGCTGTTAAAAATGGCGATAAACGCCAATATGACCCTCACTCTGAAACTGGACAAGGAAGATCGCAATGACCTCGCCAAAAAAGTGAAGGATCAGATCGGAGTTTTGCCTACTCCCGAAGGCTTGGCAGAAAAGTCTGACATGGATTTGCTGCGCTATGCCTCGTTGTTCGACATGGATATCAAACTGCCATTGACAGAGCAGCAACGCCAATTTCAGTGGCACAAGCTCTCGTTGCTGCAGGAGATGCGTTCACCGCAGATGGCCAGCTACATTCCTAGACGTGTCAAGGTCAACATCACGGAGCAGGAAATGTTCCAAATCGAAGAACGACGCACCGAACTGCCGGGAATTAGTGTGGAGCTGGAGCCTGTTCGCCAAATTTTCGAAGATCCGGATGGTTCGGCATTTGGTACTCACTTTCTCGGATACATCAATGCGATTCGACCTGAGAGCTTGAAAGAATATCAGGCACAAGGCTACAACGCTATCGACCGTGTCGGTGTAACCGGTCTGGAGAGCTCCTATGAACGTTATTTGCGCGGCAAAAACGGGATTATGGAAGTGCACGTGAACAAAAATTCGGAGACGGTAGAGAAGAAGATGCACCAGGAACCTAAGCCAGGAAATGATCTTGTTTTGGCCATGGACTGGCGCTATCAAAGCAAGGTAGAGGCCATCTTGAAAGAAGAGGTAGAAGCATTCAAGAAGCGCCCGACTACGCCAAAAGAATTTAAGGACGCACACGTATTGGTGATGAATCCGAATACAGGTGAAATATTGGCGATGGCGAGTTATCCGGATTACAATTTGAATCTGTATTACGACCGCAAGAAATTCAACGAGAATTACACCTCGCTTATTTTGCCGAACGAATCAAACCGCTTCATTTATACGCCGTACCCACCTGCTTCTACCTACAAGCCGCTGTCTGTCATGATTGCGCTTCAGGAGGGGCTGACTACACCAAACGAGATCATTTATGACCGAGGCGGTTTGAATGTCGGTAACACGTATAAACGCAACTGGAAGGCAAGTGGTCATGGACCTGTTAACGCTCGTCGTGCCTTGCAGGTATCGAACAATACGTATATGTACGAAATGGCGATTCGCTTAGCAAGAAAAGGGAAAGAAGGCTGGGAGAAGCAGTTTTCTGTCTACGATTACTACAATGCCCAGTTTGGTCTTGGTGTGAAAACAGGTGTGGATTTGCCGAATGAACATACCGGTTGGGAAAACCAGAACCTTTACTACGGGAACTTGGCGGACGTGATGATTGGTCAATACGATCTGTTCACGCCGATGCAGCTGGGCCAATACGTATCAACCATTGCCAATGGAGGATATCGGGTACGCCCACATCTTGTAAAAGAAATTCGCAAAGGAACCACCGATCCGAAAAAACCAGGACAAACGCTCTCGGTTATTGAACCACAAGTGCTCAACCGGGTTGATATCGATCCGAAGCATATACAGGTGGTAAAAGAAGGAATGCGGATGGTTACTCAGCCAGGTGGTACCGTTCAACGATTCAATGGGCTGCCTTTCACGGTTGCAGCCAAGTCTGGTACGGCACAAACGTCGCAGCCAGCGGAAAATGCACTGGTTGTCGGATTTGCGCCTTATGAAAATCCTCAACTTGTTTTCGTCGTCATTGCGCCGAACAGTTTGAGAGACGGTACATCCAGTTCTGATGCTACTGGTCCAATCTCGCGTCGATTGCTCGAAGCTTACAATGAACTGAATCCAGGTGTCCTTACTGGTGGGGTTCCGAAGCCGAATCCACCGTCCTCGAAGTAA
- the minD gene encoding septum site-determining protein MinD, producing MGIGIVVTSGKGGVGKTTTSANLGTALALLGQKVCMVDTDIGLRNLDVVMGLENRIIYDLVDVAEGACRLPQALIKDKRFDNLALLPAAQTKDKSAVTPEQMEEIITQLKREYDYVIIDCPAGIEQGFRNAVAGADQAIVVTTPEKAAVRDADRIIGLLEREKIGMPKLVINRVRSHMVKNGDMLDVEDILDLLAIDLIGVVPDDDHIIKSANQGEPAVMNHESRASIAYRNVARRLLGEAVPLQPLEEKAGVFHKMRKFFGLK from the coding sequence GTGGGGATTGGAATTGTCGTAACTTCCGGTAAAGGCGGCGTGGGTAAGACGACCACTTCCGCCAATTTGGGAACGGCGCTCGCATTGTTGGGACAAAAAGTGTGCATGGTAGATACCGATATTGGCTTGCGCAATCTGGATGTAGTCATGGGACTTGAGAACCGAATTATTTATGATCTGGTAGATGTTGCAGAAGGCGCATGCCGACTGCCGCAAGCTCTGATCAAAGACAAGCGGTTTGACAATCTGGCATTGCTCCCGGCTGCTCAGACCAAAGACAAATCAGCAGTAACTCCTGAGCAGATGGAGGAAATCATTACGCAACTGAAGCGGGAATATGATTATGTCATCATCGATTGCCCTGCGGGTATTGAGCAAGGCTTCCGCAATGCAGTGGCAGGGGCTGATCAAGCAATCGTCGTGACTACACCTGAAAAAGCTGCGGTGCGTGATGCTGATAGGATTATTGGACTATTAGAGCGAGAAAAAATCGGAATGCCTAAGCTGGTAATCAATCGCGTTCGCTCCCATATGGTGAAAAATGGCGACATGCTGGATGTAGAAGACATTTTGGATTTGTTAGCCATTGACTTAATTGGTGTAGTGCCGGATGATGATCATATCATTAAATCCGCGAACCAAGGTGAGCCGGCTGTGATGAACCACGAATCACGTGCTTCCATCGCGTATCGGAACGTTGCTCGTCGCCTTTTGGGTGAAGCTGTTCCATTGCAACCATTGGAAGAAAAAGCGGGCGTGTTCCATAAAATGCGTAAATTCTTTGGATTAAAATAG
- the mreC gene encoding rod shape-determining protein MreC — protein sequence MSFFGNKRLIIVLVGLVLLISVVGFTSRERVSLTWPEMFFKDTFSVVQGFFYRPAQAVSGFFQEIEDAYGVYEENKALKASLDQYARLSAELYTLKADNQRLREMVGAKDSLKSYNLHFAEVVARNPDTWNNVVTIDQGLKSGIKKDMAVITAKGMIGRVQSVANFSATVELLTSYERRDHISADILTEQTVDGKPVYRPISGVIEEYDPQERLLVMRKIPWGQAIKKDQQVISSGLGGVVPRNLPIGYIVRVEPDDYGLTQTAYIQPSADFSQLNEVMVVERDFTIAPNGELIPQQPTGQTQTQKQTPVPPASPASGGGQ from the coding sequence ATGTCGTTTTTCGGGAATAAGCGGCTTATCATTGTACTTGTAGGCTTGGTCCTGCTTATCTCCGTCGTGGGCTTCACTTCTCGTGAACGGGTTAGCCTGACCTGGCCAGAAATGTTCTTCAAGGATACCTTCAGCGTGGTGCAGGGCTTTTTTTATCGCCCTGCCCAGGCTGTTTCTGGCTTTTTTCAGGAAATTGAAGATGCGTACGGTGTTTATGAAGAAAACAAGGCGCTTAAGGCAAGCTTGGATCAATACGCCCGTCTAAGTGCCGAATTGTACACACTCAAAGCAGATAATCAGCGCCTTCGAGAAATGGTGGGGGCAAAAGATTCACTTAAATCTTACAATCTTCACTTTGCGGAAGTCGTGGCGAGAAACCCTGATACATGGAACAATGTCGTTACCATCGATCAAGGATTAAAAAGTGGCATCAAAAAGGATATGGCTGTCATTACAGCCAAAGGAATGATCGGCCGTGTACAGAGTGTTGCCAACTTTTCAGCTACGGTTGAATTGTTGACGAGCTATGAGCGACGTGACCATATCTCAGCAGATATTTTGACGGAGCAGACAGTCGACGGCAAGCCTGTGTACCGTCCAATTAGTGGTGTCATCGAAGAATACGATCCGCAAGAAAGATTGCTCGTCATGCGCAAAATCCCTTGGGGACAGGCAATTAAAAAAGATCAGCAAGTTATTTCATCAGGTTTGGGAGGCGTTGTTCCTCGCAATTTGCCGATTGGCTATATTGTTCGCGTTGAACCAGATGATTATGGCTTGACTCAAACCGCCTACATCCAGCCGAGCGCTGATTTTTCACAATTGAATGAAGTCATGGTAGTAGAACGAGACTTTACGATCGCTCCCAATGGCGAATTGATCCCGCAACAGCCAACCGGACAGACACAAACACAGAAGCAAACGCCTGTGCCTCCGGCTTCACCTGCTAGCGGGGGTGGTCAGTAA
- the aac(6')-35 gene encoding aminoglycoside 6'-N-acetyltransferase AAC(6')-35 yields the protein MRALSPNDTTHLVKWLSDERVLAYYEGRDRPHDEKLVQQSFFPEDDGETRCLILYADKPIGYAQFYPLDAPEKQLYGYAKDDVVYGMDQFIGEPAYWNRGIGTQLVKAILHYLHTEKRAQKVAIDPQAWNERALRCYEKCGFRKVKELPLHEWHEGSMRDCWLMEWIAPAD from the coding sequence ATAAGAGCCTTATCCCCCAATGATACCACTCATTTAGTCAAATGGCTTTCTGACGAGCGCGTCTTGGCCTATTATGAAGGTCGTGATCGGCCGCATGACGAGAAGCTCGTGCAGCAAAGCTTTTTCCCGGAAGACGATGGTGAAACTCGCTGCCTGATCTTGTACGCGGACAAACCGATTGGCTATGCGCAATTTTATCCGCTCGATGCCCCGGAAAAACAACTGTATGGGTATGCAAAAGACGACGTCGTTTACGGCATGGACCAGTTCATCGGAGAGCCTGCTTACTGGAATCGCGGTATCGGTACTCAGCTTGTTAAAGCCATCCTCCACTATCTTCACACGGAAAAACGAGCACAAAAAGTAGCGATTGACCCGCAAGCCTGGAATGAACGAGCCCTCCGTTGCTACGAAAAATGTGGCTTTCGAAAAGTAAAAGAGCTTCCTCTGCACGAATGGCACGAAGGAAGCATGCGTGATTGCTGGCTGATGGAATGGATCGCTCCTGCTGACTAA
- the rodA gene encoding rod shape-determining protein RodA codes for MDLEKRHLKTIDWTIILILAGLGIFSYLGISGSAAGVDKAHRQVLWYVIGFIVLGVTLLFDYRLFHNMAYVLYALGLILLIGVFQTKPINNTTSWYDLGPVLFQPSEPMKLFTIITVARFLSRRANDPDRFYYFYKLIPVMALVGVPLLLILVQPDLGTAMVYTGMLATMLIVGGIRMKHVLYMGGLVGSFFAAMTLLYQYKQDIFFKIIKPYQWDRIVFWMNPDLEPMGRGFQLKQALIAIGSGQLFGKGIDTPTQASFGWVPVGESDFIFTVIAEKLGFVGAGLLMILFFVLIYRMIRIAMEAKDPFGSYVVAGVVGMLTFQIFENIGMTIQLMPITGIPLPFISYGGSSLVTNFLIIGVVLNIGMRKDKLRFD; via the coding sequence ATGGACCTGGAAAAACGTCATTTAAAAACCATTGACTGGACCATCATTTTGATTTTGGCAGGGCTGGGTATCTTCAGCTATCTGGGGATTTCCGGTTCTGCGGCAGGCGTAGATAAGGCGCATCGGCAGGTCCTTTGGTATGTCATCGGCTTTATTGTGCTAGGTGTGACATTGCTATTTGACTATCGCCTATTCCACAACATGGCCTATGTCTTATATGCACTCGGTCTGATTCTTTTGATCGGGGTATTTCAAACGAAGCCCATTAACAATACGACAAGCTGGTATGACCTTGGTCCTGTGTTGTTTCAGCCTTCTGAACCGATGAAGCTGTTCACGATCATTACGGTGGCCCGCTTCTTGTCCAGGAGGGCAAACGATCCGGATCGGTTTTACTATTTTTATAAGCTGATTCCGGTAATGGCCTTGGTTGGTGTACCATTGCTTTTGATTTTGGTTCAGCCCGATTTGGGTACGGCCATGGTCTATACGGGGATGCTGGCCACTATGCTAATCGTTGGTGGTATACGGATGAAGCATGTATTGTATATGGGAGGGCTGGTCGGCAGCTTTTTTGCCGCCATGACACTGTTGTATCAATACAAGCAGGATATCTTTTTCAAGATAATCAAGCCGTATCAATGGGATCGGATTGTCTTTTGGATGAACCCGGATCTTGAACCGATGGGACGAGGGTTCCAGCTCAAGCAAGCATTGATTGCTATCGGCTCAGGGCAACTGTTCGGAAAAGGGATTGATACGCCGACGCAAGCGAGCTTTGGATGGGTGCCGGTAGGAGAAAGTGATTTTATCTTTACCGTCATTGCAGAAAAGCTGGGCTTTGTCGGAGCTGGATTGCTGATGATTCTGTTTTTCGTTTTAATTTACCGAATGATTCGCATTGCGATGGAGGCAAAAGATCCGTTCGGCTCCTATGTTGTCGCGGGTGTCGTAGGGATGCTTACGTTCCAGATCTTTGAGAACATCGGGATGACGATTCAGTTGATGCCGATTACGGGTATTCCGCTTCCGTTCATTAGCTATGGAGGGAGCTCACTTGTAACCAACTTCCTGATCATTGGTGTGGTGCTCAATATTGGGATGCGCAAGGACAAGTTGCGTTTTGATTAA
- the mreD gene encoding rod shape-determining protein MreD yields the protein MARFLLTLGVVVMFVLEGTVMQVFSPGTWGLSWMTVPRFALVCCIFISMYLGRREGLYYGIAFGFLQDVLFGQLIGIYTMSMMVASYFAGMIVLLFQRGFGMVFITSFLILFGHEWLLYSLFRLFSAAPFDVQWILTHQILPSVLFNLAFGLLVYFPIKNVCNKILAKKEMHMQ from the coding sequence ATGGCCCGGTTTTTATTGACGTTGGGCGTCGTGGTTATGTTTGTTTTGGAAGGTACTGTGATGCAAGTATTTTCACCTGGTACATGGGGTCTGTCTTGGATGACAGTACCCCGGTTTGCGCTTGTCTGCTGTATCTTTATATCGATGTACCTTGGCAGGCGCGAAGGCTTGTATTATGGGATCGCCTTCGGATTTTTACAAGATGTCCTGTTTGGGCAACTAATTGGAATCTATACCATGTCCATGATGGTGGCCAGCTACTTTGCAGGGATGATCGTTCTTTTGTTCCAGAGAGGGTTCGGGATGGTTTTTATTACCAGCTTCCTGATTTTGTTCGGACATGAGTGGCTTTTGTATTCCTTGTTCCGCTTGTTTTCCGCTGCCCCCTTCGATGTTCAATGGATTTTGACACATCAAATTTTGCCTAGTGTGCTGTTTAATCTCGCTTTTGGCTTACTGGTATACTTTCCGATCAAGAATGTATGCAACAAGATTCTGGCGAAAAAGGAAATGCACATGCAGTAA
- a CDS encoding cold-shock protein encodes MQQGIVKWFNAEKGYGFIQVEGGDDVFVHYSAIQSEGFKSLDEGQKVEFEIVQGSRGPQAASVTKL; translated from the coding sequence ATGCAACAAGGTATCGTAAAATGGTTTAACGCAGAAAAAGGATACGGCTTCATCCAAGTTGAGGGTGGCGACGACGTATTCGTACATTACAGCGCAATCCAGTCAGAAGGTTTCAAATCTCTTGACGAAGGTCAAAAGGTTGAGTTCGAAATCGTTCAAGGTAGCCGTGGACCACAAGCTGCTAGCGTAACTAAACTGTAA